From a single Streptomyces misionensis genomic region:
- a CDS encoding AfsR/SARP family transcriptional regulator, with amino-acid sequence MDGRPRVPEQRRPGSATGAEPVALRFGVLGPVRAWRGEEALSTGSPQQRALLAALLLREGRTATAAELIDALWGPEPPSQALAAVRTYASRLRKVLGSGVLVTESGGYAVRGLGEGALDLVRAQDLGAEAEKARGTGDLARARALLNEALDLWDGEPLAGVPGPYAETQRVRLEEWRLGLLESRLDMDLEQGCHAEAVSELTALTAAHPLRERLRELLMLALYRSGRQAEALAVYADTRRLLAEELGVDPRPGLRELQQRILQADPALAEPSAPVAEPPAAPVRPAQLPASVPDFTGRAAFVDELSAVLASATETEGSVMAVSAMAGIGGVGKTTLAVHVAHRARSSFPDGQLYVDLQGAGHRPAEPETVLGSFLRALGTADSAIPDSLEERAALYRSVLDGRRVLVLLDNAKDAAQVRPLLPGTEGCAALVTSRMRMVGLAGAHLVDLDVMSPDEALALFTRIVGAERVTPEREAALDVVAACGFLPLAIRIAASRLAARRTWTVSVLAAKLADERRRLDELQAGDLAVKATFELGYGQLDPAQARAFRLLGLADGPDISLPAAAAVLDLPPEDTEDLLESLVDTSLLESAAPGRYRFHDLVRLYARACAERDEQPASGRGAAMSRLLDFYLATAAQVYAMERPGDRVVDHLRPTEYPGLRFRDRHQAQDWLYAEAVSLLACVRQFARADTLPRAIDLLWTAVDLTESGANSREYDAAALALLDAARASGDGAAQVRASVVLANAHQLSGRFTEADESAQESLRLGASCSDPLARCWAANIRGAMAFYRRRYDDAETHLKQALTDFRNCEDRAGEASVLCNLSRIHVVTGRPQSAVELAQQGVDMYEALGHAVKSANGRYALGMALTQNGRHLEAAERLQEALEVFRESRQRLWEGMTLFRLAELDLTAERPAQASANAEAALTVLRGIGGEWRRGNVLTVLGRALDGIGQSGRARVCWQEALSIHESLGTPEADSVRSLLEGTTVA; translated from the coding sequence ATGGACGGTCGGCCGCGAGTACCCGAGCAGCGGCGACCCGGCTCCGCGACAGGTGCGGAGCCGGTGGCGCTGAGGTTCGGCGTGCTCGGTCCGGTGCGGGCCTGGCGCGGTGAGGAAGCCCTGAGCACGGGCTCCCCCCAGCAGCGGGCCCTGCTGGCCGCCCTGCTGCTGCGCGAGGGCCGTACGGCCACGGCGGCGGAGCTGATCGACGCGCTGTGGGGCCCCGAACCGCCGTCCCAGGCGCTGGCTGCGGTCCGCACGTACGCGTCCCGGCTGCGCAAGGTGCTGGGCTCCGGCGTCCTGGTCACCGAGTCCGGCGGTTACGCGGTGCGCGGGCTCGGCGAGGGCGCGCTGGACCTCGTACGGGCGCAGGACCTCGGCGCGGAGGCGGAGAAGGCGCGCGGCACCGGCGATCTCGCCCGGGCCCGTGCCCTGCTCAACGAGGCGCTGGACCTGTGGGACGGCGAGCCCCTCGCGGGCGTGCCCGGCCCCTACGCCGAGACGCAGCGCGTCCGCCTGGAGGAGTGGCGGCTCGGACTGCTGGAGTCCCGCCTGGACATGGACCTGGAGCAGGGCTGCCACGCGGAGGCGGTCTCCGAGCTGACCGCGCTCACCGCCGCGCACCCCCTGCGGGAGCGGCTGCGCGAGCTGCTGATGCTGGCGCTGTACCGCAGCGGCCGGCAGGCCGAGGCGCTGGCGGTGTACGCCGACACGCGCCGCCTGCTCGCCGAGGAACTGGGCGTGGACCCGCGCCCCGGACTGCGCGAGCTCCAGCAGCGCATCCTCCAGGCCGACCCGGCGCTCGCGGAGCCCTCCGCGCCGGTCGCCGAGCCGCCCGCGGCGCCCGTGCGCCCGGCCCAACTCCCTGCCTCGGTCCCGGACTTCACCGGCCGGGCCGCCTTCGTGGACGAGCTGAGCGCGGTGCTGGCGTCGGCCACCGAGACGGAGGGCAGCGTCATGGCGGTCTCCGCGATGGCCGGCATCGGCGGCGTCGGCAAGACCACGCTCGCGGTGCACGTGGCCCACCGGGCCCGCTCCTCCTTCCCGGACGGGCAGCTCTACGTCGACCTCCAGGGCGCCGGCCACCGCCCGGCGGAACCGGAGACCGTCCTCGGCTCCTTCCTGCGCGCGCTGGGCACGGCGGACTCCGCGATCCCGGACTCGCTGGAGGAACGCGCGGCCCTCTACCGCTCGGTGCTGGACGGCCGCCGCGTCCTGGTCCTCCTGGACAACGCCAAGGACGCGGCACAGGTGCGCCCGCTGCTGCCCGGCACGGAGGGCTGCGCGGCCCTCGTGACGTCCCGGATGCGGATGGTGGGGCTGGCCGGGGCGCACCTGGTCGACCTGGACGTCATGTCCCCCGACGAGGCGCTGGCCCTGTTCACCCGGATCGTCGGCGCGGAGCGGGTGACGCCCGAGCGGGAGGCCGCCCTCGACGTGGTCGCCGCCTGCGGTTTCCTCCCCCTCGCCATCCGCATCGCCGCGTCCCGCCTCGCGGCCCGGCGCACCTGGACGGTCTCGGTCCTCGCCGCCAAGCTCGCCGACGAGCGCCGCCGGCTGGACGAGTTGCAGGCCGGGGACCTGGCGGTGAAGGCCACCTTCGAACTCGGCTACGGCCAGCTCGACCCGGCCCAGGCCCGTGCCTTCCGCCTGCTGGGCCTGGCCGACGGCCCCGACATCTCCCTGCCGGCCGCGGCCGCGGTCCTGGACCTGCCGCCGGAGGACACGGAAGACCTCCTGGAGTCCCTGGTCGACACCTCCCTCCTGGAATCCGCCGCCCCCGGCCGCTACCGCTTCCACGACCTGGTCCGCCTCTACGCCCGCGCGTGCGCCGAACGCGACGAGCAGCCGGCGAGCGGGAGGGGGGCGGCGATGTCGCGGTTGCTGGACTTCTATCTGGCGACGGCGGCGCAGGTGTACGCGATGGAGCGGCCCGGGGACCGGGTGGTGGACCACCTGCGGCCGACGGAGTACCCCGGACTGCGGTTCCGGGACCGGCACCAGGCGCAGGACTGGCTGTACGCCGAGGCGGTCTCGCTGCTGGCGTGCGTGCGCCAGTTCGCGCGGGCGGACACCCTGCCGCGCGCCATCGACCTGCTGTGGACCGCCGTCGACCTGACCGAGTCCGGCGCCAACTCACGGGAGTACGACGCCGCCGCCCTCGCTCTGCTCGACGCGGCCCGGGCGAGCGGGGACGGCGCCGCGCAGGTGCGGGCGTCGGTCGTCCTGGCCAACGCGCACCAGCTGTCCGGCCGGTTCACGGAGGCCGACGAGTCGGCGCAGGAGTCACTGCGCCTCGGTGCCTCCTGCAGCGACCCGCTGGCCCGCTGCTGGGCAGCCAACATCCGTGGCGCCATGGCCTTTTACCGCCGTCGGTACGACGACGCGGAAACGCACCTCAAGCAGGCGCTCACGGACTTCCGGAACTGTGAGGACCGCGCCGGTGAGGCCAGCGTCCTGTGCAACCTCTCCCGCATCCACGTGGTGACCGGCCGGCCCCAGAGCGCGGTGGAACTGGCCCAGCAGGGCGTCGACATGTACGAGGCCCTGGGCCATGCCGTCAAGAGTGCCAACGGCCGCTACGCCCTCGGCATGGCCCTCACCCAGAACGGCCGCCACCTGGAGGCCGCCGAGCGGCTGCAGGAAGCACTGGAGGTCTTCCGGGAGAGCCGCCAGCGGCTGTGGGAGGGCATGACGCTGTTCCGGCTCGCGGAACTCGACCTCACGGCCGAGCGGCCCGCCCAGGCCTCGGCCAACGCCGAAGCCGCGCTGACCGTCCTGCGGGGGATCGGCGGCGAGTGGCGACGGGGCAACGTACTCACCGTGCTGGGCCGGGCACTTGACGGTATAGGGCAGTCGGGGCGCGCCCGGGTGTGCTGGCAGGAGGCCCTGTCCATCCACGAGTCGCTCGGTACGCCGGAGGCCGACTCGGTCCGGTCGCTGCTGGAAGGAACGACGGTGGCGTGA
- a CDS encoding nitroreductase/quinone reductase family protein — translation MPGTAGRKQRLVTRFQRYVANPVNRRLPFQTLLETTGRVSGKPRRTPVGGRRVGGSFWLVSEYGYGSQYVRNIQADPRVRVRVGGRWHRGVARLLPDDDPRARLRSLPRFNSAAVRAFGTDLLTVRVDLED, via the coding sequence ATGCCAGGAACCGCGGGACGCAAGCAGCGCCTCGTCACCCGCTTCCAGCGGTACGTCGCCAACCCGGTCAACCGGCGGCTGCCGTTCCAGACGCTGCTGGAGACCACCGGGCGGGTCTCCGGGAAGCCCCGGCGGACACCGGTCGGAGGACGGCGGGTCGGGGGGTCGTTCTGGCTGGTCTCCGAGTACGGGTACGGGTCGCAGTACGTCCGGAACATCCAGGCCGACCCCCGGGTGCGGGTGCGCGTCGGCGGGCGCTGGCACCGGGGCGTCGCCCGGCTGCTGCCCGACGACGACCCCCGCGCCCGGCTGCGTTCCCTGCCCCGGTTCAACAGCGCGGCGGTGCGGGCGTTCGGCACGGATCTGCTGACCGTGCGGGTGGATCTGGAGGACTGA
- a CDS encoding peptidoglycan-binding protein, with translation MTGILGMPADFLAPLGTPSGRRSWLAGLCTSIAKAASKDDLLDQIDAALLVHAPVGDTATLEALGKVYRDQVDQAGDVHDRADKVARKGLPEVWVGDTRVLASAAVAAVARDATRMAEAFQGGAKALHALADSLGTARRQDADGRAKMHQAQQRLGPRDDFFDLTRLLETEEEREAALTAGRALAADGADLMHRAAVTADDAVRAAVRDLNKWAAEARAGKLHTGGLTAVDRLMLADAGGASGPADLNEILTANDLERSGRAMDRLSAADRARMDRLLADAKTPQEKAYLMKALAAGHDVDDVQTFAGKIHGKDAAWLQRHLTPIVNPAGSMKDEGTDPVRGSNMNTQLQSFDGQQWAQGGDGQDGTCVASTTVAARALVDPVYALSLTGGPGGQEDDPAAFRQRLVAEQHRMHVEGHGDPNWNGMSLKGQTDISNKEISPETGSSYTLHQVGDTASRRDILPRIEKSVAEGKPVPFDAQGREPDGTWNGHSMMIVGQEGDKLEIYNPWGQTTWVSEDDFVNGGMAKAGDNRFPDAYAVHLPQD, from the coding sequence GTGACCGGAATCCTGGGCATGCCCGCCGACTTCCTCGCTCCGCTCGGCACCCCGTCCGGCCGCCGCTCCTGGCTGGCCGGACTGTGTACGAGCATCGCCAAGGCCGCGAGCAAGGACGACCTGCTGGACCAGATCGACGCCGCCCTCCTCGTGCACGCGCCGGTCGGCGACACGGCCACCCTCGAAGCGCTCGGCAAGGTCTACCGCGACCAGGTCGACCAGGCCGGTGACGTGCACGACCGGGCGGACAAGGTGGCCAGGAAGGGCCTGCCCGAGGTCTGGGTCGGCGACACCAGGGTCCTCGCCTCCGCTGCGGTGGCCGCCGTGGCCCGCGACGCGACGCGGATGGCCGAGGCGTTCCAGGGCGGCGCCAAGGCGCTGCACGCGCTGGCCGACTCGCTCGGCACCGCCCGCCGGCAGGACGCCGACGGCCGCGCCAAGATGCACCAGGCCCAGCAGCGGCTCGGCCCGCGGGACGACTTCTTCGACCTGACCCGCCTGCTGGAGACCGAGGAGGAGCGCGAGGCCGCCCTCACCGCGGGCCGGGCCCTCGCCGCGGACGGGGCCGACCTGATGCACCGGGCGGCCGTGACCGCGGACGACGCGGTGCGCGCCGCGGTCCGCGACCTGAACAAGTGGGCCGCCGAGGCCCGCGCGGGCAAGCTGCACACCGGCGGACTGACCGCGGTGGACCGGCTGATGCTCGCCGACGCAGGCGGCGCGTCCGGCCCGGCCGACCTCAACGAGATCCTCACGGCCAACGACCTGGAGCGCTCCGGCCGGGCCATGGACCGCCTGTCGGCGGCCGACCGGGCCCGCATGGACCGGCTGCTGGCGGACGCGAAGACCCCGCAGGAGAAGGCGTACCTGATGAAGGCCCTCGCCGCGGGCCACGACGTGGACGACGTCCAGACGTTCGCCGGCAAGATCCACGGCAAGGACGCGGCGTGGCTGCAGCGGCACTTGACGCCGATCGTCAACCCGGCGGGGAGCATGAAGGACGAGGGGACGGACCCGGTCAGAGGCTCCAACATGAACACGCAACTGCAGAGCTTCGACGGACAGCAGTGGGCGCAGGGCGGCGACGGCCAGGACGGCACCTGCGTCGCCTCCACCACGGTCGCCGCACGCGCCCTGGTCGATCCCGTCTACGCCCTGTCGCTCACCGGCGGCCCCGGCGGACAGGAGGACGACCCGGCGGCCTTCCGGCAGCGCCTGGTCGCCGAACAGCACCGGATGCACGTCGAGGGTCACGGCGACCCCAACTGGAACGGCATGAGCCTGAAGGGCCAGACCGACATCTCCAACAAGGAGATCAGTCCGGAGACCGGAAGCTCCTACACGCTGCACCAGGTCGGGGACACGGCCTCCCGGCGCGACATCCTGCCGCGGATCGAGAAGTCGGTGGCGGAGGGCAAGCCGGTGCCCTTCGACGCCCAGGGGCGGGAGCCGGACGGCACATGGAACGGCCACTCCATGATGATCGTCGGCCAGGAGGGCGACAAGCTGGAGATCTACAACCCGTGGGGCCAGACCACATGGGTGAGCGAGGACGACTTCGTCAACGGCGGCATGGCGAAGGCCGGCGACAACCGATTTCCCGACGCCTACGCCGTCCATCTGCCACAGGACTGA
- a CDS encoding protease inhibitor I42 family protein, which translates to MRPTTARVPLLGTAATLLLALTGCGGGDGGTGSVATPSPPATTQPTREPTASSEAARYGLDHPAVTVAPGGEFTLTVPSAATLGRHWYLARPEPDAAVLTYRGTRASGGDSDVIGSTSGTQSFDFTARAEGRTSVRLLYCPLYTCTGPGPDDRSTLSPSGAPSASPSPYPTLTARPRAQAGYYVFTVTVR; encoded by the coding sequence TTGCGACCGACGACAGCACGTGTACCGCTCCTCGGCACGGCCGCCACCCTGCTGCTCGCCCTCACCGGCTGCGGCGGCGGGGACGGCGGCACCGGCTCGGTCGCCACGCCCAGCCCGCCGGCCACCACCCAGCCCACCCGCGAGCCCACCGCGAGTTCCGAGGCCGCCCGGTACGGCCTCGACCACCCGGCCGTCACCGTGGCACCGGGCGGGGAGTTCACCCTCACCGTCCCGTCGGCCGCGACCCTCGGCCGGCACTGGTACCTCGCCCGCCCGGAACCGGACGCGGCCGTGCTGACCTACCGGGGCACGCGCGCCTCGGGCGGCGACAGCGACGTCATCGGCAGCACGAGCGGCACCCAGTCCTTCGACTTCACCGCCCGCGCCGAGGGCAGGACCTCGGTACGCCTCCTCTACTGCCCCCTGTACACCTGCACCGGCCCCGGCCCGGACGACCGCTCCACTTTGTCGCCCAGCGGCGCCCCGTCCGCCTCCCCGTCGCCCTACCCCACCCTGACCGCCCGCCCGCGCGCCCAGGCCGGCTACTACGTCTTCACCGTCACCGTCCGCTGA